A single Chlamydia suis DNA region contains:
- a CDS encoding glycogen debranching protein, whose translation MESLSVHSTTPLPLGAHRLSANRYRFSLFASQARQVILVLLDPSSVIHEIPLSSTDHRTGAIWHIEISGISSEWSYAYKLHQADSFHKNFSTNAYIADPYSKNIYSPQLFGSPKRDKDYAFSYLKQEDFDWEGDRPLRLPKENYFIYEMHVRSFTQDPSSRTSHPGTFLGIIEKIDHLKQLGVNAVELLPIFEFDETVHPFKNKDFPHLCNYWGYSSVNFFCPSRRYTYGADPCAPAREFKTLVKTLHRAGIEVILDVVFNHTGFEGTSCPLPWIDLESYYMLNDRGDLLNFSGCGNTVNTNTPTALKWILDALRYWVKEMHVDGFRFDLASVFSRDSQGVPHPLTPILQAISSDSILSETKLIAEPWDAGGLYQLGHFPSISTRWSEWNGCYRDHVKAFLNGDPHQVSSFATRISGSRDIYPNGNPTNSINYICSHDGFTLYDTVSYNDKHNEENGEHNLDGTSANYSYNFGHEGETSDPDICQLRERQIKNFFLALFLSQGIPMIKSGDEYGHTAYGNNNHWCLDTKINHFLWDRLTERKELFSFLCQVISLRKAHAELFNTNFLSEETVTWLNAKGSPREWTPDHYLAFELKHPNYSLFIAFYSGNERIEIALPKLRKEHLAYEKIVDSTTGFFSQILSPKLVLEPYSSLVAISRKKKSFDLP comes from the coding sequence ATGGAGTCTTTGTCGGTTCATTCCACCACCCCACTTCCTCTAGGAGCGCACAGGCTCTCCGCAAATCGCTACCGATTCTCTCTATTTGCCTCTCAGGCTCGACAGGTCATCCTAGTACTGTTAGATCCTTCTTCTGTAATCCATGAAATTCCGCTTTCTTCTACCGATCACCGAACCGGGGCTATCTGGCACATCGAAATTTCAGGAATTTCGAGTGAGTGGTCGTATGCTTACAAGCTTCACCAGGCAGACTCTTTCCATAAAAATTTTTCTACAAACGCCTACATTGCGGATCCTTACTCTAAAAACATTTATTCTCCGCAACTTTTTGGATCTCCTAAGCGAGATAAAGATTACGCGTTTAGCTACTTAAAACAAGAAGATTTTGACTGGGAAGGCGATCGCCCTTTACGTCTTCCTAAAGAAAACTATTTTATTTACGAGATGCATGTTCGATCTTTCACTCAAGACCCCTCTTCTCGAACCTCTCATCCGGGAACATTTCTTGGCATCATCGAAAAGATAGATCATCTCAAACAACTCGGCGTTAACGCTGTCGAATTACTTCCTATTTTTGAATTTGACGAAACCGTCCATCCCTTTAAAAATAAAGATTTCCCTCACCTATGTAACTATTGGGGGTATTCTTCTGTTAACTTTTTCTGTCCTTCTCGCCGTTACACTTATGGAGCAGATCCTTGCGCTCCTGCACGAGAATTCAAAACCCTTGTAAAAACATTACATCGTGCAGGAATAGAGGTTATCTTAGATGTGGTCTTCAACCATACAGGATTCGAAGGAACTAGTTGCCCTCTCCCATGGATAGATCTAGAATCCTACTATATGCTTAATGACCGCGGAGACCTGCTTAATTTTTCTGGTTGCGGGAATACCGTAAACACCAATACTCCCACAGCGCTTAAATGGATTCTCGATGCGCTGCGTTACTGGGTGAAAGAAATGCATGTGGATGGATTTCGTTTTGATTTAGCCTCGGTCTTCTCTAGAGACTCGCAGGGAGTCCCTCATCCTTTAACCCCTATTCTGCAAGCGATATCATCAGATTCCATTTTATCAGAAACCAAGCTCATTGCTGAACCGTGGGATGCGGGAGGACTCTATCAACTAGGTCACTTCCCTTCTATATCAACTAGATGGAGTGAGTGGAATGGTTGTTATCGAGATCACGTGAAAGCCTTTCTTAACGGAGATCCTCATCAAGTCAGTTCTTTCGCCACTCGAATATCCGGGTCTCGTGATATCTATCCCAACGGAAACCCTACGAATTCTATTAACTATATCTGTTCTCATGACGGATTCACCCTCTATGATACCGTCTCTTACAATGATAAACATAATGAAGAGAATGGAGAGCATAATCTTGATGGCACCTCTGCAAATTACAGCTATAATTTTGGCCATGAAGGAGAAACTTCTGACCCAGACATTTGCCAGCTACGTGAACGCCAAATAAAAAATTTCTTTCTCGCTCTTTTTTTATCTCAGGGAATTCCTATGATAAAATCTGGGGATGAATACGGGCATACTGCGTATGGGAATAATAATCACTGGTGTTTGGATACAAAAATCAATCATTTCCTTTGGGACCGCTTAACGGAAAGGAAAGAATTGTTTTCTTTTCTATGCCAAGTCATTTCTTTACGAAAAGCCCACGCTGAATTATTCAATACGAATTTTTTGTCAGAAGAGACTGTAACCTGGTTAAATGCGAAAGGCTCTCCTAGAGAATGGACGCCAGACCACTATCTAGCCTTTGAATTGAAACATCCCAACTATAGCCTATTTATCGCCTTCTATAGTGGGAATGAGCGCATTGAAATTGCTCTGCCTAAATTAAGAAAAGAACACCTGGCTTACGAGAAAATTGTAGATAGTACAACAGGGTTCTTTTCTCAGATCCTATCTCCTAAACTTGTACTGGAACCTTACAGCTCTTTAGTGGCTATCAGTAGAAAAAAGAAATCTTTCGATCTTCCTTAA
- a CDS encoding DMT family transporter produces MMSSPNPMTSSRNTPLGIFYSLLACFYWGIVFVIPSMLGNFPDLDIVLTRYSVFGICSLITICYRRSNIFKTVPFSLWKTSTLWAFLINIVYYFGIAQAVRYSGSAVTVIIAGLAPIAILFYSNLKKKVLSYPFLLSMSGIIVIGIILSNISEFQSDSSSSLLLYLFGLGCVTVATSIWAGYIICNHDFLERHPQISPDTWCHMLGISSLIICLPLIILGDCSGVTHVAQDFLFHTPLSERFLFILLCSAMGIFSSSRAIAAWNKASLHLSTALLGALLIFEPIFGWILSYVYKQEIPSFQEGLGFSLMLGASICLLLAQKKANEREIAAETVVSSEIDPN; encoded by the coding sequence ATGATGTCCTCCCCTAATCCAATGACAAGCTCTCGTAACACGCCCTTAGGTATCTTCTATAGCCTATTAGCTTGTTTCTATTGGGGCATTGTTTTTGTGATTCCTAGTATGCTAGGAAATTTCCCAGACTTGGATATTGTACTCACCCGCTATTCCGTTTTTGGAATCTGTTCGCTCATTACTATTTGTTATAGGCGTTCGAACATTTTCAAAACCGTTCCTTTTTCCCTTTGGAAAACAAGCACTTTATGGGCGTTTCTTATCAATATCGTGTATTATTTTGGCATTGCACAAGCTGTCCGTTATTCGGGATCCGCGGTGACAGTGATTATTGCTGGATTAGCTCCCATTGCTATCCTTTTTTATTCTAATCTTAAAAAAAAGGTTCTTTCTTACCCCTTTCTTTTAAGCATGAGCGGTATTATTGTGATCGGGATTATTCTGTCGAATATCTCTGAATTCCAATCGGACTCTAGTTCCTCCCTTCTTCTCTACCTTTTTGGACTAGGATGTGTAACAGTAGCAACCAGCATTTGGGCCGGATACATCATCTGTAATCATGATTTCTTGGAAAGACATCCTCAGATCTCTCCAGATACTTGGTGTCATATGCTAGGGATTAGCTCTCTTATTATTTGCCTCCCCTTGATTATTTTAGGTGATTGCTCTGGGGTTACTCATGTTGCTCAAGATTTTCTATTTCACACCCCTCTTTCTGAAAGATTCTTGTTTATTCTTCTTTGCTCCGCCATGGGGATTTTTTCATCCTCTCGAGCCATCGCAGCCTGGAACAAAGCCTCCCTCCATCTGTCTACAGCTCTTTTAGGAGCGCTGCTTATCTTTGAACCAATCTTTGGCTGGATCCTTTCTTATGTGTACAAACAGGAAATACCGTCTTTTCAAGAGGGCCTAGGATTCTCTTTAATGCTGGGAGCAAGCATTTGTCTTCTTCTTGCTCAGAAAAAAGCTAATGAGCGCGAAATTGCTGCGGAAACTGTTGTAAGTTCAGAGATCGATCCCAACTAA
- a CDS encoding SpoIID/LytB domain-containing protein encodes MRKLNLLVLLGVFCGVGVVGDADVKVSDALSQSILNEPKIRVLLLKESTTALVEAKGAFSVFGDGELLQVSSQGQRCAAHALYGGIRWGENYPNVECLKIEPLDGSASLFVNGIQYKGAVYIHRTERNCLFVVNELAVEDYLKSILSVKYLKELDKEALSACVILERTALYERLLAGNSNNFWHVNAQDDCYGGFGVTSQFYGVEEAVDWTSRLVLDNPEGLVFNADYLLQANVGRLAIEGYNARQILEKFYKDAELVVIESWEDDNKGV; translated from the coding sequence GTGAGAAAGTTAAATCTACTCGTACTGCTAGGAGTTTTTTGTGGAGTAGGGGTTGTTGGGGATGCTGACGTTAAAGTGTCTGATGCTTTATCGCAATCTATTCTTAATGAACCCAAAATCCGAGTTCTTTTGCTCAAAGAAAGTACGACAGCTTTGGTGGAAGCTAAAGGCGCGTTCTCTGTATTTGGGGACGGTGAACTTTTGCAAGTTTCTTCTCAAGGACAACGTTGTGCTGCTCACGCGTTATATGGAGGAATTCGTTGGGGAGAGAACTATCCAAATGTTGAGTGTTTAAAGATTGAACCTCTTGATGGGTCTGCCTCGCTGTTCGTTAATGGTATTCAATATAAAGGCGCTGTTTACATTCACAGAACAGAGCGTAATTGCCTATTTGTCGTGAATGAGTTGGCTGTAGAAGATTATCTGAAATCGATTCTTTCTGTGAAGTATTTGAAGGAATTGGACAAAGAGGCTTTATCCGCTTGCGTCATTTTAGAAAGGACAGCTCTGTATGAGCGTCTCCTTGCAGGTAACTCGAACAACTTTTGGCATGTGAATGCTCAGGATGACTGTTACGGGGGATTTGGAGTTACATCGCAATTTTATGGTGTAGAAGAAGCTGTAGATTGGACATCGAGACTCGTTTTAGATAATCCTGAGGGGTTGGTTTTTAATGCGGATTATTTATTGCAAGCAAATGTGGGGCGTTTAGCTATAGAAGGCTACAATGCTCGGCAAATCTTGGAAAAATTCTATAAGGATGCAGAGCTTGTGGTTATTGAGTCCTGGGAAGACGATAATAAAGGTGTTTAG
- a CDS encoding BPL-N domain-containing protein, with protein sequence MKRILVYADKGVSPYYLRHTVRWLKLVAEPFKMEVCRVNGHFLIHEPFWEETTQLLVIPGGADVPYHNVLHGLGTARIDSYVREGGCYLGICAGAYFGCARFAFLEPNGSLFVAKRDLGFFPGTAHGPAYESAFSYTSSSGVLAAPLIFADFPERSFALFNGGCYFEGAEDFSGIRVEARYHDLPGCPAAIISRRLDKGLVVLSGPHIEYIPEFCSLQEENVVHARRLIADNSQSLEEYKQSLIQRLLSNVVEHVLH encoded by the coding sequence ATGAAACGTATTTTAGTTTATGCGGATAAGGGAGTCTCTCCTTACTATTTACGTCATACAGTTCGTTGGCTGAAGCTAGTTGCGGAGCCTTTCAAGATGGAGGTGTGTCGTGTGAATGGGCATTTTCTCATTCACGAGCCCTTTTGGGAGGAGACCACTCAGCTTTTGGTGATCCCGGGTGGTGCCGATGTCCCTTATCATAATGTATTGCATGGATTAGGAACCGCCAGGATTGATAGTTACGTAAGAGAGGGAGGATGTTACCTGGGAATTTGTGCAGGTGCGTATTTTGGGTGTGCTCGTTTTGCTTTTTTAGAACCAAACGGTTCTTTATTTGTAGCTAAAAGGGATTTAGGATTTTTTCCTGGCACAGCTCATGGCCCAGCTTATGAGAGCGCATTCTCTTACACAAGTTCCTCCGGAGTCCTCGCTGCGCCGCTAATTTTTGCTGATTTCCCTGAAAGAAGTTTCGCTCTCTTTAATGGAGGGTGTTATTTTGAGGGGGCTGAAGATTTCTCAGGAATACGAGTAGAGGCTCGTTATCATGATCTTCCGGGGTGCCCAGCAGCGATTATCTCTCGTCGTCTCGATAAAGGCTTGGTGGTTCTTTCCGGCCCTCACATAGAATATATTCCAGAGTTTTGCTCGCTACAAGAAGAGAATGTTGTCCATGCTCGAAGGCTGATTGCGGATAACTCCCAGAGTCTCGAGGAATATAAGCAGTCATTAATCCAGCGTTTATTAAGCAATGTCGTTGAACACGTTTTGCATTAA
- the dcd gene encoding dCTP deaminase produces the protein MGIKEDNWIRKMAIEEGMIEPFADSQVKVHPETGEKLISYGLSSYGYDLRISREFKVFTNIYNSLVDPKCFTEDALVSIVDDVCVIPPNSFALARSVEYFRIPRNVLTVCIGKSTYARCGLIVNVTPFEPEWEGYVTIEISNTTPLPAKIYANEGIAQVLFFEGDSACDVSYAERQGKYQKQQGITIPFV, from the coding sequence ATGGGGATTAAAGAAGATAACTGGATTCGCAAAATGGCTATCGAAGAAGGTATGATTGAACCTTTTGCTGATAGTCAAGTCAAAGTACATCCAGAAACTGGCGAAAAATTGATTAGTTATGGTTTATCCAGTTACGGATATGATTTGCGCATCTCTAGAGAATTCAAAGTTTTTACCAATATCTACAATTCCTTAGTCGATCCAAAATGTTTCACAGAAGATGCTCTCGTTTCTATTGTGGATGATGTTTGTGTTATTCCCCCCAACTCTTTTGCCTTAGCTCGTAGCGTGGAATATTTCCGCATCCCCCGAAACGTTCTTACCGTCTGTATTGGAAAATCGACATACGCTCGTTGCGGACTGATTGTCAATGTCACTCCCTTCGAACCTGAATGGGAAGGATATGTAACTATTGAAATTTCTAATACTACTCCGCTTCCAGCTAAAATTTATGCGAATGAAGGTATTGCCCAAGTTCTTTTCTTTGAAGGAGATTCTGCTTGCGACGTCTCTTATGCAGAACGTCAAGGAAAATATCAAAAACAACAGGGTATCACTATCCCCTTTGTGTAA
- a CDS encoding type III secretion chaperone Slc1 — protein MSRQNAEENLKNFAKELKLPDVAFDQNNTCILFVDGEFSLHLTYEEHSDRLYVYAPLLDGLPDNPQRKLALYEKLLEGSMLGGQMAGGGVGVATKEQLILMHCVLDMKYAETNLLKAFAQLFIETVVKWRTVCSDISAGREPTVDTMPQMPQGGSGGIQPPPTGIRA, from the coding sequence ATGTCCAGGCAGAATGCTGAGGAAAATCTAAAAAATTTTGCTAAAGAGCTTAAACTCCCCGACGTAGCCTTCGATCAGAATAATACGTGCATTCTGTTTGTTGATGGAGAGTTTTCTCTTCACCTGACCTACGAAGAACACTCTGATCGCCTTTACGTTTATGCACCTCTTCTTGATGGGCTGCCAGATAATCCCCAGAGGAAGTTGGCTCTGTATGAAAAATTGTTGGAAGGCTCTATGCTCGGAGGCCAAATGGCTGGTGGAGGGGTTGGAGTTGCCACCAAGGAACAGTTGATCTTAATGCACTGCGTGTTAGACATGAAATATGCAGAGACCAACTTATTGAAAGCTTTTGCGCAACTCTTCATTGAAACCGTTGTGAAATGGCGAACTGTTTGTTCTGATATCAGCGCAGGACGAGAGCCTACCGTTGATACCATGCCACAAATGCCTCAAGGGGGAAGCGGGGGAATTCAACCGCCTCCAACAGGAATTCGTGCGTAA
- the ruvB gene encoding Holliday junction branch migration DNA helicase RuvB, giving the protein MTHKISVLHQDKKFDFSLRPKKLTEFCGQIQLKERLDLFLRAAVQREEVPGHCLFYGPPGLGKTSLAHIMANTIGKGLVIASGPQLLKPADLIGLLTGLQEGDVFFIDEIHRMGKTAEEYLYPAMEDFKVDITLDSGPGARSVRLDLAPFTLVGATTRAGMLSEPLRTRFAFTGRVDYYDDEELVSILSRSAQLLDIEANKEALLEIAKRARGTPRLANNLLRWVRDFAQMREGNCINSVVAEKALAMLLIDNLGLNEIDIKLLSVMIDFYQGGPVGMKTLAMAVGEDVRTLEDMYEPFLILKGLIQRTARGRVATPLAYQHLNRNPKDRWGEE; this is encoded by the coding sequence ATGACTCATAAAATTTCCGTTTTACATCAAGATAAAAAGTTTGACTTTTCTTTAAGACCAAAAAAATTAACAGAGTTCTGTGGGCAAATACAGTTAAAAGAGCGATTGGATCTTTTTCTTCGAGCTGCGGTTCAGCGGGAAGAAGTGCCGGGGCACTGTTTGTTTTATGGACCTCCAGGCTTAGGCAAGACCTCTCTAGCGCACATCATGGCAAATACTATAGGTAAAGGGCTGGTGATTGCTTCAGGTCCTCAGCTATTAAAACCGGCGGATCTCATAGGATTATTGACTGGGCTGCAAGAGGGGGATGTCTTTTTTATTGATGAGATCCATCGCATGGGGAAAACCGCTGAAGAGTATCTCTATCCAGCTATGGAGGATTTTAAAGTAGATATTACTTTAGATTCTGGGCCGGGGGCTCGTTCTGTACGTCTGGACTTGGCTCCTTTCACCTTAGTCGGAGCAACGACTCGCGCAGGAATGTTAAGTGAACCTTTGCGCACACGTTTTGCTTTTACGGGACGAGTGGATTACTATGATGATGAAGAGCTCGTTTCCATTCTATCTCGTTCTGCGCAACTGCTCGATATAGAGGCGAATAAAGAAGCTCTATTGGAAATTGCTAAGAGAGCAAGGGGGACCCCGCGTTTAGCAAATAATCTGCTTCGATGGGTTCGAGATTTTGCTCAAATGCGAGAGGGAAATTGTATTAATAGTGTCGTAGCAGAAAAAGCTTTAGCTATGTTATTAATAGATAACTTAGGGTTGAATGAGATTGATATTAAGCTTCTCTCTGTAATGATTGATTTTTATCAAGGCGGTCCTGTTGGCATGAAAACGCTCGCAATGGCCGTAGGAGAAGATGTCAGAACTCTGGAAGATATGTACGAGCCCTTTTTGATTTTAAAGGGATTGATTCAGCGAACTGCTAGAGGACGAGTCGCAACCCCGTTGGCGTATCAACATCTGAACAGGAACCCAAAAGACAGGTGGGGAGAGGAATAA
- a CDS encoding single-stranded DNA-binding protein — protein MLFGYLVGFLAADPEERMTSGGKRVVVLRLGVKSRVGSRDETVWCRCNIWNNRYDKMLPYLKKGSSVIVAGELSLESYVGRDGTPQASISVSVDTLKFNSGSSRPEGKGSEENRQRSNDNVSIGFDGESLDTDSALDKEVYAGFGEDQQYASEDVPF, from the coding sequence ATGTTGTTCGGATATCTGGTAGGATTTTTAGCTGCCGATCCTGAAGAAAGAATGACGTCTGGAGGTAAACGAGTTGTTGTTTTGCGTTTAGGCGTGAAGTCTCGTGTGGGATCCAGAGATGAAACAGTATGGTGCAGATGTAATATCTGGAACAATCGTTACGATAAAATGCTTCCCTATTTGAAAAAAGGCTCTTCGGTGATTGTTGCTGGAGAGCTCTCTTTGGAAAGTTATGTAGGTAGAGATGGGACTCCACAAGCTTCTATTTCTGTAAGTGTGGATACGTTGAAATTTAATTCTGGATCGTCGCGTCCCGAAGGTAAAGGCTCGGAAGAGAACCGTCAACGATCCAATGACAATGTCTCCATTGGGTTTGATGGGGAAAGTTTAGATACAGATTCAGCTCTCGATAAGGAAGTCTATGCTGGATTTGGAGAAGATCAGCAATACGCTAGCGAAGACGTTCCTTTCTAA